TAATATACTCTGCTGTTTTAATGGGCCTGCTGGCGATTACATCATCCCATGCTGCGACCAAAGATGAACAAATTGCAGAACGAATCAAGCCAATTGGCAAGGTATGTATAGAAGGTGAAGAGTGTGCGAAAAATGCTGGTGCTGTGGCAAGTTCTAGTTCTGGCCCTCGCTCAGGTGAAGATGTTGTAGGGCTATTCTGTAATACCTGTCATGCCACGGGGTTATTAGATGCACCTAAAGTAGGTGATACGGGTGCATGGCAGGCAAGGTTGGATGATCTTGGCTCATTTGAGGAGATGGTAAAGAGCGCTGTTAATGGAAAAGGGAGTATGCCACCTAAAGGTAATTGCGCGGATTGTTCTGATGAAGAAATCAGTTTGGCAATAGAACACATGAGCGGTCTAAAACCTTGATTGAATAAAAAACATACAATCCGTCAATCAAAAGCCGTTTATTTCCATTAATAAACGGCTTTTTGTTTGTAAAGTAGTCAGTATTTGTTTTGTTTCGAAAAAGTATTGACTTAAACTCAGAAGTGCGTAGAATGCGCCGCCACTGACTGGAGATGAGCAGGAAAGACAGCAACTGCCGGGAGCTTTTAAAGTTTCTGAGTCGCTGAAAAAACT
The window above is part of the Spartinivicinus poritis genome. Proteins encoded here:
- a CDS encoding c-type cytochrome, encoding MAHQRNKRTAKVIYSAVLMGLLAITSSHAATKDEQIAERIKPIGKVCIEGEECAKNAGAVASSSSGPRSGEDVVGLFCNTCHATGLLDAPKVGDTGAWQARLDDLGSFEEMVKSAVNGKGSMPPKGNCADCSDEEISLAIEHMSGLKP